The stretch of DNA AGTGTTAAAAAAATAAAATCATATCATAGCGCGTAGGACGTCTACTAGTACTTTACTCGAGCGGTGTCCGGCGAGCCACACCATGCAGGATGCAGCAGGTGCAGGGCCCCAACCAAAGGCGAACGAATCCCTCCTTCCTTCCGTGTGCAGTACTACTACAGGTGCAATGCGCGGAAAGCTACGGCGACGGAGCAGCCGCGTCGTGCCCGCGTCGAGAGAGAGTGCTTCCCTTTCTCTCCCGTCACGCGCACTCACTTTTCCTTAGCCTGCAAGTGCACCTGCACGGGAAACAGAAGAGAATACGAATcccgacctgccgccgccgccactaaCGACGGCCGAGATTCGTCGCGAGGCTGCGCCGCCCCACCCACACGGGCGCCGGTCAGCCGTCAACGTGCGTGCGTGGGGTCCACTTTGGGGAGAGAGGATGGCACACCCAAGGACGTCATGTCCGCTGGGAGCCGACGCGCGGGCCCCACCGCACTAACCTGAACGGCACGACTATTTTTTTTCAATTCAATCCCTCTACTGTGGGGACGGGGCGATGATTCGTGACGCAACCGCCGCCGCCTAGAACACGCGCACCGCCTCCCCTCGATGACACGTGGGACCCGCCGCATCCCGGGGACCACGCGTCATGCATGCTGAGCGGGGAGCCCCCGTCGTCCGCGTGTCGCGAAACCGACTGAGAACGACGCGTTATTCACGAAGGACCTACCACAGACCTTACTCATTCCACTGACATGACGGACCCACGGAGGACATGGCCCGCGCATCAGCCTTAAAGGCTAAGCATGCGCGTGGGGGAACCACCCTCGCAACCCCCTCCTCTCCCTCCCCGCCATATAATACGCGCAGCCCTGTGCCCTCCCAACGATCCCACCACCGAGTCTTCGGATACATCCATCCACAGCCAGATCTGCTCTCCCCTCTCTCTCGATCCACAGAAATCGCAATCGACACCGAGATCGCCAAGACCGTCGACGCCATGGCGCAGAGGGCGCTGGAGCTGACCCTGATATCGGGCAAGGACCTCAAGGACGTGAACCTCTTCTCGGCCATGGAGGTGTACGCGGTCGTCTCCCTCTCCGGCGACCCGCGCTCGCGCCAGCGCGTCGCCACCGACCGCGCCGGCGGCCGCAACCCGACCTGGAACGCGACTGTCCGGTTCACCGTCCCCGCCAACGCCGCGGGGTCCGTCCACGTGCTGCTCCGCGCCGAGCGCGCCCTCGGCGACCGCGACGTCGGCGAGGTCCACATCCCGCTCTCCGAGCTGCTCTCCGGCGCCCCTGAGGGCCCTGTTCCGGTCAAGTTCGTCGCCTACCAGGTCCGCAAGATCGGGTCCGGGAAGCCCCAGGGGGTCCTCAACTTCTCGTATAAGCTCGGCGAGGTGACACAGGGCCAGGCCGCTGGCGCCTACGGTGGTGCGCAGGCCGCGTACGCGCAGCCTCCCCCCGCCGCCGCGTACCCGCCGCAGGGCGCGTATCCTCCGGCCGGCAAGGCCGACGCCTACGGGGCTCCGTCCGCCTATCCACCGCCTGGTAACGCGTACCCGCCTCAGTCCGCGTACCCGCAGGCGACGAAGGCCGACGGGGCAGCAACCGCTGGTGCCTACCCGCCTCCCTCCGGCTACCCACCCGCTGGCAAGACAGGCGAGCCATCCACCGCCTACCCCGCACCCGCCGGCTACCCACCCGCTGGTCCGTCAGGAAAGCCGGCGAAGGCAGGCGAGCCAGTGACGGCCTACCCAGCGGCCGCGGCGGGACCCAGCACCGGCGCTCCCTACGGCGCCCCGCCCCCGCAGTACGGCTACGGGTACCCACCGCAGCAGCCGGCCGGGTACGGCTacccgcccccgccgccgcaaGGAGGGTACGGCGGCTACGGCTATCCACCACAGCAGCCCGCCGGGTACGGGTACCAGCAGCAGGCCGTGAAGCCGCCGAAGAAGAGCGGCATGGGGATGGGCCTCGGCGCGGGGCTCCTCGGAGGCGCGCTCGGCGGGCTCCTCATCGGCGACATGATCTCCGACTCCGCCGGCGGGTATGATGCCGGCTACGACGCCGGGTTCGACGACGGCGGTGGCTTCGATTTCTAGATCGTCGGGGAGGATCGGATGTGCAGCAGCACAGTTCTTTTGTACGCTCTTGGTATTTATTCAGTTCTTTCGTCTTCAGATTTTCCGCTCAAAATCGCCGGCGCCTCTGTGCGCTGCTAGTGTGATATGGTAATGTAAATATGAGTTTTAACATGATATGTTCTGTAAATTTCTGTCTCTATTGGGCTCGAATCGCTGATAATTTGGCCGTGTTGTCTTTGTGCTCATTCATTTGATACGTTTGATCAAACTTTGCGTGTTGGAACTAGTAGTGATGTTCTAGTCTTGTGGTTGACGTGTTTGCGTTGGCGCGTGAATGTTGGAAAACTTGGCGTGACGGTGAATGAAGTCTGGTATGTTCTTATTGACTCCTTCATCGACCGGCCGGTGGAATTTTCCGCATCTTGCGAGGAAATTTCTTCTCTGGGTTAGTGGAAGAGTGGGTTAGGGGAAGAAACTTCCGGTTCGAAAAGGTCGTGGAGGGCAGTGTTGAACACTCGGCACTGTATGGTGCGCCTTCCATGCTAATGGCGCCGTTTGGTGCCAACTGCCAACATTGTGCGGGT from Triticum urartu cultivar G1812 chromosome 3, Tu2.1, whole genome shotgun sequence encodes:
- the LOC125545896 gene encoding protein SRC2-like, whose amino-acid sequence is MAQRALELTLISGKDLKDVNLFSAMEVYAVVSLSGDPRSRQRVATDRAGGRNPTWNATVRFTVPANAAGSVHVLLRAERALGDRDVGEVHIPLSELLSGAPEGPVPVKFVAYQVRKIGSGKPQGVLNFSYKLGEVTQGQAAGAYGGAQAAYAQPPPAAAYPPQGAYPPAGKADAYGAPSAYPPPGNAYPPQSAYPQATKADGAATAGAYPPPSGYPPAGKTGEPSTAYPAPAGYPPAGPSGKPAKAGEPVTAYPAAAAGPSTGAPYGAPPPQYGYGYPPQQPAGYGYPPPPPQGGYGGYGYPPQQPAGYGYQQQAVKPPKKSGMGMGLGAGLLGGALGGLLIGDMISDSAGGYDAGYDAGFDDGGGFDF